cccatgctgactgggcctgatcacctggttgccctcatgtgccacatgatggcactcaggatgatctgttccatgatcttccccacaccgaggtcagactgacagggcggtagttcccaggatcctccttctggccgtttatgttgatgggtgtcacctttactaacctccacttaactggcacctccccgctttgccaggactgctgataaatgatggaaagcggcttggtgagcatctccgacagctccctcagtacctgtgggtggaacccatctggccccatagatttgtgtatgtctaagtgctgtagcaggtccctcactattccctttggattatgggggcttcatgctgctccccatccctgtcttcccgctcaggggctgagtacccagagaactgctggtcttactactaaagacggaggcaaagaaggtattaagtacctcagccttttcctcatccattttcactatgttttccgccatatccaataaaggatggggattctccttagctctctttgtgtttctaatgtaatcatagaaacatgttttagtgtctgttatgacattagccaggtaaagacctagttgggcattggcctttctaattttttccctgcataacctcacaacatccttgtagttctcctgagttgcctcccccttcttcaaaatgtcataatctccttttttcccctgagtttgagacaaagctctctgtttgacCAGGCTAGTCTTCTTTGTCAGCTtggttttaggcacatggggatggcctgatcctgcgccttttaaaattccttcttgaaaaacgtcctgccttcctggacttcttttgcccttcaggactgcctcccaggggactctgtcaaccaggcctctcaaaagggcaaactaagataaccaggtccgaagcccagagagttattgccattaggcacctcctgatggtggagggaggggaagcccaaaagaaggaactccgtgacactggtatggttcaatagtttgcatccaagctgcagtgttcaagggcagatggtcagtggaggaaacaatgcttcaggaggttaaaagaagatgagacagagcaaaagagtgtagaaggacgagaaaagaggttcatggggacattcgggcacaggctggaaggaaaacagaatggagaggagaatcatctgagagcaagaagacatcctttgatgtacaaagaacaaagttattaagggagttagagtaggacttcactagaaacagtaggtaagttattgcacatgcgctctttacccaagagtctctttacagtaaatggagaccacaattggtgtttctcaagctagtctttttcctctagttcttcctctagtcttatttaaatacatcatttaggatacgctaaaaggaattctattggaagagaaaacacctcagaaagtggagaaagtggcatggagagagtgacaaatgaggagacgtgggaagtaaaggtaagcaagacagggaggagggaaaggtcctcagtcactgaccactttctcgctgaaaaccagttttggtaaatcattctggctgtgagggggaaaaacaaaagaagatttaaaaagcaacacaaaagaggggaaggaccaaaagggaaaacctatgggcttgcttctttcaggagcctcacctttaccttcccgtccctgacggttacagccctgaccagctcttccctgtttgtaaggaggaagtcccacagggcacttcacctcatggcatcacagtcacccttgtaaggaagacatccccaatgagctccaaacccctcctgggtggtttgcacctcactctcttgccccttcagcaaatgctgggatagtttaggtcggccatgaggaccagggcctgcaaacatgaggtttcttccaggtgtctgaagaaggcctcatctgcttcctcttcctggtcaggggatccatagcagacatccacccaccacagcggtgcccatgtcctgccctctcatgctggcccttcagctctcagttgactcatcacctcccccccaggcagagccccacgtgttcctgctgctctctcccagaaagggcaacttcccctctgggtccagacctatggcttgaccagtaccagacccagagtttctctaggaaggagtatttgtagtgccctgcaactcctcatgctgttctcttgtgagagacaccccagtcaagatgagccagctgcgtgcaaacattaaaagctgagtaaatggtgcttcagtccaccgggaccttgagaaactctgggattcggacagtggaagtcacttgaagttttacagggagaagtggtcagtcctgccttggtgggtgccaggggggaagggggagaataagcccatacatcagcacaggctgggacctgacgggctgagcagagactctgaggagaagggcctgggcactacgagggatgccctacgagcccgtagagtagggacactatgaacaaggccagctgcatatggggctgcattaggaggagcgtgggccacccagagaacctgagttctcatccccctcaactcagcaccggtgtggccccacacatgtggctgtgtcccagtgtgtcgctccccatttctgagaagtagtgatgaactagagagtgctgagtggaggtctgccaaggtggggttcgggacctcgtgcacgtgacctgtgtggggtggctgagggatgtGCAGTTCCTTGGCCCAGCACTGTGGGGGCTCCAGGCAGTATTGCAGTAACCTGAGAgtgcttgaaggctgctttcagagatgatgggCCTTTCCTTTCTCGTAaggtacagcatgagaaagaaataacgaTGCAACGTGCAGCTGGGGAGGTCCAGACTgcacatgaggaaaaagaaatgtcactccaagggcagtgctgtggtgtaacaagtcacccagagggagacgggatcagcccacggctttgtgtttcaaggaacagccagggaggacgGAGAGAcatcagtaaaggaaggaagatgctgaggtgagagcaaggtgtggtggcagggtggaggtctacagcctgcagagaaagaggtgcaggtgtgggacactgtaggacagcctgtggtggagctgatagagggatgaagaaagcctgaaacgCACCAACAgggatgagctctttctgccctcggctatggctgttgtctctgccaccgaTGCCTGTGAGGAAGCACTTTATCCTGACAGCATTAGTGTctcattgcctccccttccccacccaagagcctgggagctgTTGTTGCATAGTCCTACCGTTGAGCATCCCCACAtctcactgccccaggaagagccgtGAGTTACttttgagggacaggatctccctttccaAGGGCTGGGGGTCACGGCTTCGCCCTTTGGCTGAATGGAACCCATCCAGGTTTACTCCGAATGTGTTCCACCTGGACATTCCCTTTGCCTATCTGTCATCTCTGCCTCCAGTTGACTGCTCTAACCAGccactggggaggctttgtcagtaatggtcctcagtgggacccattgaCGCTCCAGGgaactttgggttttgaatctgacattaaaaggcctttggctggtcctctgcgtctgagctgggctgggctcctggcatggagggagctgatggcaagcgggcagcgctgcagagagacagctctgcccaggagcagctcctctgccaagcgcagcagggctgagggcactgcctgcaggcagcgagggcagaggagggaggcagaaaaaggtttaaaggCAGTCAGGAGTGGGAGGATGCTGAGTGCTCAAGAGAGGAGAAATCTTTGCAGTCCTTGACACAGTAAGTCcctgggtgcagggcaatgcagctgcagttcgtgaagggatctcctaaagctggcataacccacagcctgtgggctctctctcttctacagaggaggaggacgtgctccagagcagggcttccctgctgcaccatcagagggacagggcaggacagggacaggggcggctgcaggggtgtgaaggtgggtgtgcagccaggggtggccacggttgtccctcagagcagggtccctgtgctgcagggatctgtttgccggggcagggactctgccgcctgccagggtcagctctcagcctgcctggggagctccccatggcactgcggggagaagctgtgggtaagaggagtgacctctgccagggcagggtccttcttttgtgagaaggtgctgcatgggccagggcagctcacagctccaCATCACACCAGGAcattggcagaggcagcatttcaagaGCAATGGTCAAGGCAGTGCCTATCCTAGAGCTGAAGATCTTTCCAGGATTTGTGATCTCAGCTTGCTtctaagggaaaggagaaaggggctcTAAAGGTTAAGACTCAGCCTCCTGACCTGttgcactgagggatcagcagatctgccaaaaGCCTCGTAAGTGCCTTCCCCCACTCCTCTACCTACAGACAGCACCGGCATCACCTTTGCTTGCGGCATCAGTGCTTATCTGAACTACTCCTTAGGACCTGCTGACAGGGAGGTGCCTCTGAGCAGTGCCCTTCTGCCAGgaggtgcctgcagggcagagctgagcacagagcgggtgggatggggtctgtgagcactggcagggaggagacttggagacagagaaacagctcccagcagggacaactccaggcagcagagagccaggccACCCCTCTGCAtcactctctgctcagctgcacagggagagagggaagagtttgGAGAAATGGACTTTGAAACTGGACTCTTCTGAGCTCAGGAAAATCCcgtttcttcttcaagaaggttTCTAGTGAGAACATCCTCTAACAGAGAGACGTGTAAGCAGAGGGCACCTGtgtggtgaccagcaggtcactcATGGGCAGACcggctctcctgactctgcattaGGGCACAGGGAGCCCATTTGTCGCTCAGGGCTCACCAGTGGTCAGGCTGAGAGCAATGGGAAAGATGAGGATTTCTGCCCCTTCAGAGCAAGTGCCCTCACTCAGCAGCAAAAACCTGAGCTCACAAAAAAGATGAGTGGAGCTCCCTCAAAGAGAAGTAATTctgagggggtgttgggggaactAGCTTAGGATTGACTCAAGAAGTCAGCTGTAACTTGTcaatgtcttctcctctttcaatggtcagccatgcccagaggcaccaaatgtccaacagcagctccatcacccagttcctcctcctggcatttgcagacacatgggagttgcagctcttgcacttcaggctcttcctgggcatctacctggctgccctcctggccaacggcctcatcatcaccaccattgcctgtgaccaccgcctccacacccccatgtacttcttcctcttcaacctcgccctcctcgacctgggctccatctccaccactgtacccaaagccatggccaattctctctcggacaccagggccatctcctatgctggatgtgctgcacaggtttttctcttgccttttctgatggtagcagagtattgtcttctcaccgttatggcctacgaccgctacgttgccatctgcaaatccctgcactacgggaccctcctgggcagcagagcttgtgtccacatggcagcagctgcctggggcagtgggtttctctatgctctcctgcacacggccaatacattttccctacccctctgccagggcaatgccctggaccagttcttctgtgaaatcccccagatcctcaagctctcctgctcacactcctacctcagggaagttgggcttcttgtggtcagtgtctgtttaggctttggttgttttgtgttcatcgtgctgtcctacgtgcagatcttcagggccgtgctgaggatcccctctgagcagggacgg
This window of the Rissa tridactyla isolate bRisTri1 unplaced genomic scaffold, bRisTri1.patW.cur.20221130 scaffold_29, whole genome shotgun sequence genome carries:
- the LOC128903363 gene encoding olfactory receptor 14C36-like, which translates into the protein MEGADGNHAQRHQMSNSSSITQFLLLAFADTWELQLLHFRLFLGIYLAALLANGLIITTIACDHRLHTPMYFFLFNLALLDLGSISTTVPKAMANSLSDTRAISYAGCAAQVFLLPFLMVAEYCLLTVMAYDRYVAICKSLHYGTLLGSRACVHMAAAAWGSGFLYALLHTANTFSLPLCQGNALDQFFCEIPQILKLSCSHSYLREVGLLVVSVCLGFGCFVFIVLSYVQIFRAVLRIPSEQGRHKAFSTCLPHLAVVSLFVSTAVFAYLKPPSISSPSLDLVMAVLYSMVPPVVNPLIYSMRNKDLKDAVWKLISGWFQKY